A region of the Phaseolus vulgaris cultivar G19833 chromosome 11, P. vulgaris v2.0, whole genome shotgun sequence genome:
CGACGACTATGACGcgagcctggtgaccgccggttatacaCACCAGAGATCGGAGAATGTCAAGCtaacaattggcgactacacgaacttcccgatgtgcttcccttctgtcagccaagtgccccgctcaacacgcctatattatcgcttgctgccacatcatcacttccgactacctgatcggtacaaGACCCTATCAATCAAATACAGTAATTATATAAacttttgtaattaaaaataacagttTTACTACAACAACTAAAATGAAGAACTATACAATTAACCGTATTAAGGTGTGGCacaattttacaaatatttttttcaaatttatttaacttCTTTATTAtgcatatttaaataatatattttttagttgacAAAAATTGGCTTATTTTTTGAAacattaaattcattaaaaGTATAATCTAATAACAAAACATGAATTTCTAAAGACAATTCATttctaaaagaaataatattaaaaaaataactaagttCAAACAAAATCAATTCTTGATTCGTCTTGTTAAAGTAACTCGCATAAGATTTGTAGGTTAATAAGTCTGAAGTACTCCACATAAATGCTAATTATGTCTATGGGTTAACATgcataaattaaaagaattgaaaaaaaaaatctttaaaagttgtttataatttattattacataaaaaaaggaaagatattatgaaaaaaaatattaaagtgaagcataaaacaaaattaaaatttatatttataaatttataatattaataaataatgaataaaaatatttaatcatatttaatataaaataatactgTACTAAAAAAAGTGATACGAGAAAAACTTGTACAAAGTACCAAGCTAAAATATCTAGTCAATTCCACACTTTTTTTATAGTGGGCTAGCTGCATAACCTATTCTAATATTTATTCcagaaaattataaaacaatccattagataaaaataattaaactaaagTCAAACATTCAAACTAAACTTATATATACCCAgaataaattaaacaaaagctgtaaaaaacaaaacagaaattaTGAGATCTAAAGCAACTTAggtaaaataacaaaaaatcaCAAGTCATGCACACAAACACCTATtcgtttaaaaaatattcatacacGCAAACAcaatttctattaaaaaaataagtcacaaaaaaaataaaaattcactgcattgtaaaaatattatcagTCCTAGAGTTATAAACATTATAACATGACTTCTTAGTGCTCACTTTTTATTAGTTTCTCACgtatttctctttttcttttatcttcaaCTCCCTCGCtcattttacaaattttattttccattCCCTCATGGAATTGCAACTTTGTACTAGTTATATATACGTAAAAAATAATCCCACCATTAGAGAACATTTACAACCAAATAAATGCTACTTAGTTTAAGAATGTGTTAGACGTGATAGCAAAGTAGCCAACAAAGAAACTCCCACTGTCTTCCTAATACCATAGATCTAACTTCTAATCTATGAAGCACATAACGAGTTTCTTAGGAGTAGACTTCAAATAACGCCAATATCAAAAGTATAATTAACGACAAATTCAGCACAAGACTATGAGCGCCTTTTACCACGAGAAACCTTCACATGCTGTGATATATCCTCAAATATGTACAAGTTTGTCAGTGATATGGACTGAGTATTAATTTACTTTTCTGGAGATCCATCATTCTCAGACTTGGCATTTGTCTTTCCATTGATGGGTGGTACTCCATCATCAGATGATAGAACAGCAGCAGTAAGCTGCCCCATCTTGTTCTGTAAGTCATTAAGAGATTCCTTGGTCACTTTTCCTTTAGGACTTTTCTTTTTATCCACAAGCTTTAATTCTAGTCTGTATAATGCACAACCATCGTGGTTGTTGATCTCATACTCATACAAATGCCACTCCAGATAACTAAGAGGCTGGGGGTCCATGTAATAGGACCTCTTTTGTCCCCCATGTTCTTTCATCACCTGCTTTCTTGATTCATGCCAACCCCGTCCGCTATAATCTGGAAGTGATCTTTGTTTTCTGTTTCCACTTTCAAATGCCCTTCTAGGCTTGTCAAAGAATAGCCACTCCCTAACAGCTTCACCCTCAAGAAAAGAAAGATCAAAGAACTCTGCATTGGAGAAAAGGTAAACATTATAGATTAACAACAATAAAGCATGGGCAGCAACAATTTCTTCTATAACACATTCATTAGACAAGCCTACTGTTAGAATTTGAAAAGCTTTAATGAACAATTCAACATAATTAAGAGTTTAATACATACACATAgttaatttaagtttttttacaCTATCAGCCAAATTATTCTTAGCATAATTTTATGATAGTCTCTGATTGGATAACAATGTCAAAGATTTTTACACGATCAATGTGTGTATTCTTTATCCTAAAATTAAGTAGTGAGATAGAACAGAGAGGTATAAACTTTGTGTACTTACCTGGAGCGTTCCAGGGGGATTTCGTTGACGCGGCGCCTTCACAACTAGGGATGCCCACTTCCTTTCCCTGCGTCTTAGCAAGAACAGCAGCAAACAAAGGACCATCTTTTACACCAATGCCCCCAGGTCGTAAAATTGGAGTCATGCCAGGTAGACCCTCATTATTTGCCAACAGCTCATGACAACTGCTACAGTAGTTCTGGCACCATTCTACCCCTTGAGCGGGTCTGAAACAGTCCCACAGGGCACATTTGGGAGCTAAGAAAGCAGAAGGTGGAGggcaaatatttggaagaatgTTAGGTATAATATTCTCTCCATGTTGCACAGTATCCCCAGCTCCAAAGATTTGGCTACAATCAAAACCTTCTAAACTAAATTGAGTTGATTCTGAGTGTTTAATTTCTGTGTTGTGCCCGAGATCCTGATATAAATCCAACTGACCGATCAAATCAGAGTTGTGACCTACTGGGTTGTGATTCATATCTTGATTTAAACTGAATGGATGAAAATCCAACTGTACCATATCTGTGTTACTAAAAGCATTGTTGTACAGAGTTGAAGCAGAGCTTTCAAAATTATGACCAAGATGTTGATTACCATCGAAATGCTTCTGCAAGAGACCAAGTGCCAATTATTATTAAAgcacaaaaatatattaaacaaaataGAACATTTGGTTAATTCATATTGTATTTCTTTATACATGTgcgttagttttttttttctttgagaaaattagaaaataatttgtttcaaaaatatttcCATTTAGTAACGACAAACCACTTAAGAGTTAACCAATTAAGTTGTTGATTATTCCTAGCTAGATATACTTTAGAAGGGCTCACTTTTTGTGTTTCTCCCTCAACCAATGAAGTTTAACAAATTGGAACAACctggaaataaaaatttaaatgaggCTACATGGCCCGACTAAAACTTTTGATAACTGACTAATGGCTCGATCTTCCTACCACTTGAGCTCAAACGATACTATTTGGGTAGGGTTATGGTATTGGACTCGTGTTCAATTTCCATACAAACAAGAAGATGGAAAAATACCTTAACTAATGGCTTTTATAACTTCAAAAGTtctcattgatttttttttggttcACCAAGAAAAGCACTTTAACTATTTGAAGTCAACACTTTTGCCAAAGGTCGTGAATATAACCAAATGCCAGAATTAAAACATATAATCCTACTTTTACACCTCTAAGATTCATAGTAAGCAAACAGAAGCTCCACCTGATCTTCGCAAATTTTTTCATATGGTTGGtgtcattaaaaaaaacttgtatAGATTAAGAAAACACACTGTTTCCATCTTTAACCATAAGAAATTATATCAAATGCATACAACCAACAAGTACAATAAACAGAAATAGTACAGGTAAAGTTTAGTGAGTAGGGTAAGGAAACAAAccacaaatataaaaatgacTCGGGCACTGGTTAAAGAAACCTACCTCCTGAAAAAACTGAAAATTGTTGTCACTAATGTTACTTGTTTGGAGCTCAGTCTTCAATGGCCCAGGCTTTGTTAATGGACTAGTTGCATCGTCTTTTTCCTCAATCACTTGCAACAGTTGGGCCAGTTCACTGGTAAACGAATCAAAGCTCCCATCCTAGAATGTCATTGCCAGAATATATTGCAACAAACATCAACTCTTGTTTGAGATGAACAAAGAAAGCACAGACATAATAATCAGTCTTCTGAAAACCTAAATACATACAGCTAAGGAGGTGGCTGGAGACTCCAGTTCCGCCTTCCACTCGCGGAGCAGCTGATGCATCTGCTCCTCAAAGATCACAATATCATTGCCCCTGCCCTCTTTTCTTGCACACTGAAGATTGCTGAAAATCCCTTGAATTTTATCCACCAGGTGTTTTTCCTTCTCCTTCATGGATTGAATAGAAGAGGATCCACACTTGCCCTTGGAACTTTCTCTCATCATACCTTCCTAGTAACAATTATCACAAAATAACCAATGTGCACTAATGAGCACAATAAAATAACATCATATCagaaaaatctttaaaatgtaaCATGCAACCGAGAACGATCCAGTTCGTAAGTATTGGGCTAACTAAAACAAACTTTTTCACAAAGATGTATATAACAGAATCTGGTTTTATGCATGAGACTGATCAAACCACAATCCACAATAAAACTCCTCagcaaaatttttaaaaaaaagttacataAAAATATCAACATTGACGGTGCACCCAAATGAAAAGCAGCACCCCGATTGACCAAGTTTGGGGCTTTCTACATCTACGTTGAACTTAAACCGAAATTAGCTGGATGGGTATTTTACCTTTGGCCTTGAATTGGAGAGAAGGGGGCAAATGGGGTTCAAAATGACGACGTAGAAAAGGGAATGGTGACTGTAGGTGACGGCTCCAGTGGGATCAGCTCACGAGAGAGAGAGGGGGAGAGACTCAGAGAAGCCAATTGTTGAAATGGAAGCCCTCAATTCTCTACGTTGAACTtgcagatttttattttttatttttattaattattaattattaatgatTTGGTGATTTTGTGCACCTCGGAAACTTCAATTAGACGCAAGAATTTTTTTGTCTGTCTGTGCCTTTTCTAATTATTCTCTTAATCATATTTTAACTCACTCTGTCACAACTAGTAAATGAGTCCttaattttccaaaaaaaaaaaaaccaattaAGAGAGCCCTTTAGATTTCTGTTTACTTTTAAGAGAAATGCTCTACTTCAATTTATATTTgttaagaaataatttttttcacacttgagtatttttagtcagattatttattttaattttaattttttaattaaaaactgtaccgccctggtagtcggaagtgatgacgtggcatccaacTACAGTATaagcgtgttgacaaggcgccaggttggcagaagggaaggaagttgggggctcgtgaagtcgccagttattaagttggcgtgttccgatctccagcataccagaaccggcgatcacccggttaaagatgaagtcgccagatgtaaactcaggcgacctagtgattggagatcgccagagcaagcacatcgccagagatgaaggtggtgcagattatgaaggcggccggcgagaccacagggaaggtgtacgaaggcaccctaactcgccaattccagtagagatcgcactcccaagattagctatgcactgggcagtaccatgcataagtaacttagcaaaatgagagtagaagcagcgcccaagtcaaggaggctccagatgaagg
Encoded here:
- the LOC137824646 gene encoding transcription factor VOZ1-like isoform X1 — protein: MMRESSKGKCGSSSIQSMKEKEKHLVDKIQGIFSNLQCARKEGRGNDIVIFEEQMHQLLREWKAELESPATSLADGSFDSFTSELAQLLQVIEEKDDATSPLTKPGPLKTELQTSNISDNNFQFFQEKHFDGNQHLGHNFESSASTLYNNAFSNTDMVQLDFHPFSLNQDMNHNPVGHNSDLIGQLDLYQDLGHNTEIKHSESTQFSLEGFDCSQIFGAGDTVQHGENIIPNILPNICPPPSAFLAPKCALWDCFRPAQGVEWCQNYCSSCHELLANNEGLPGMTPILRPGGIGVKDGPLFAAVLAKTQGKEVGIPSCEGAASTKSPWNAPEFFDLSFLEGEAVREWLFFDKPRRAFESGNRKQRSLPDYSGRGWHESRKQVMKEHGGQKRSYYMDPQPLSYLEWHLYEYEINNHDGCALYRLELKLVDKKKSPKGKVTKESLNDLQNKMGQLTAAVLSSDDGVPPINGKTNAKSENDGSPEK
- the LOC137824646 gene encoding transcription factor VOZ1-like isoform X2 encodes the protein MMRESSKGKCGSSSIQSMKEKEKHLVDKIQGIFSNLQCARKEGRGNDIVIFEEQMHQLLREWKAELESPATSLADGSFDSFTSELAQLLQVIEEKDDATSPLTKPGPLKTELQTSNISDNNFQFFQEKHFDGNQHLGHNFESSASTLYNNAFSNTDMDLGHNTEIKHSESTQFSLEGFDCSQIFGAGDTVQHGENIIPNILPNICPPPSAFLAPKCALWDCFRPAQGVEWCQNYCSSCHELLANNEGLPGMTPILRPGGIGVKDGPLFAAVLAKTQGKEVGIPSCEGAASTKSPWNAPEFFDLSFLEGEAVREWLFFDKPRRAFESGNRKQRSLPDYSGRGWHESRKQVMKEHGGQKRSYYMDPQPLSYLEWHLYEYEINNHDGCALYRLELKLVDKKKSPKGKVTKESLNDLQNKMGQLTAAVLSSDDGVPPINGKTNAKSENDGSPEK